One window of Tepidanaerobacter acetatoxydans Re1 genomic DNA carries:
- the iolB gene encoding 5-deoxy-glucuronate isomerase: MQYLYPNQDLTGYRQIVKVGEDLEFCGFELLRLDAGKSFESETLDEEAVLVILSGKCDISVNKKEYTNLGVRKDVFSGNPTSVYVPVKSSFKIREAQGLFAEVAIVTAKAEKQFEPFIVMPEDVVCNNRGILNYKRDVRDIIVANGEGKVHRIIVGETINYPGHWSGYPSHKHDVYNPPYETKMEEIYHFRIKPEGGFGVQVMYNEDLSLRKAYLIKDGDTVILPEGYHPIAAAPGFQVYYLWVMAGEHGRKLLPREDSKLSWLNNVGPLIK, encoded by the coding sequence ATGCAATATTTGTATCCAAATCAAGATTTAACTGGTTATAGGCAAATAGTAAAAGTTGGAGAAGATCTCGAATTTTGCGGGTTTGAATTGCTAAGATTAGATGCTGGAAAAAGCTTTGAATCAGAAACTTTAGATGAAGAAGCTGTTCTGGTTATTCTATCGGGTAAGTGTGATATTTCAGTAAATAAGAAGGAATATACTAATTTGGGTGTGCGAAAGGACGTATTTTCCGGTAATCCAACTTCTGTTTACGTTCCTGTTAAAAGTTCATTTAAAATCAGAGAAGCGCAAGGCTTATTCGCGGAAGTCGCTATTGTAACAGCTAAAGCAGAAAAACAATTTGAGCCTTTTATTGTAATGCCGGAAGATGTAGTTTGCAATAATCGTGGTATATTAAACTATAAGCGAGATGTAAGAGATATTATAGTAGCTAATGGTGAGGGAAAGGTTCATCGTATCATAGTTGGTGAAACAATAAACTATCCTGGTCATTGGTCTGGGTACCCATCGCATAAACATGATGTTTATAATCCTCCTTATGAAACTAAAATGGAAGAAATATATCATTTCAGGATAAAACCTGAAGGTGGATTCGGAGTTCAGGTAATGTATAATGAGGATCTTTCCTTAAGGAAGGCTTACTTAATAAAAGACGGAGATACTGTAATATTGCCGGAAGGGTATCATCCGATTGCAGCTGCTCCTGGGTTTCAGGTGTATTACCTTTGGGTAATGGCAGGCGAACATGGGAGAAAACTTTTACCTAGGGAAGACTCCAAACTTTCATGGCTGAACAATGTAGGTCCTTTAATAAAATAA
- a CDS encoding PTS glucose transporter subunit IIA, producing MFGNIFNNKNNNVNNYVIIKAPISGKIMDLSEVKDEVFASKMLGDGIAIDPSEGSLIAPFDGIIKQIFPTGHAVVLESKEGLTVLIHIGLDTVNLKGEGFEILAKEGQNVKTKDPIIKFDIDFIRNKQYYLQTPILLPEGNNIKSVELTEEKYVDAGEDVLMKVSLNK from the coding sequence GTGTTCGGAAACATATTCAATAACAAAAACAATAATGTTAATAATTATGTAATTATCAAAGCTCCTATAAGTGGAAAAATCATGGATTTATCCGAAGTAAAAGATGAGGTTTTTGCAAGCAAGATGCTTGGTGACGGCATAGCAATAGACCCTTCGGAAGGCAGCCTTATAGCTCCATTTGACGGAATTATAAAACAGATATTTCCAACAGGCCATGCGGTTGTTTTAGAATCAAAGGAAGGCCTTACCGTATTAATCCATATTGGCCTTGATACGGTAAATTTAAAAGGAGAAGGCTTTGAAATTTTGGCAAAAGAGGGTCAGAATGTAAAAACTAAAGATCCAATTATAAAATTCGATATAGATTTTATACGAAATAAACAGTATTACTTACAGACGCCGATACTTCTACCTGAAGGGAATAATATAAAATCTGTTGAGTTGACTGAAGAAAAATATGTAGATGCAGGCGAAGATGTATTGATGAAAGTAAGTCTGAACAAGTAA
- a CDS encoding PIG-L deacetylase family protein, producing the protein MSNVKRVVSIGAHSLDAELMGGPLIIKYVKNKAKCTLLHVTQGRLEDPKATEEEKQAYLKDLLNQNRRAAEKLGADYLWLGYVSSNMPKTEEFAKRLEEYFVDEKVDLVITHWRGSMHRRHIETHDAVTLAVKNMREKGSQIRLVYGETFEDLVGFIPQAYFQLDDDEKEQWFSALNEYDVFRGKVNDFPYIPYYTNNGRIRQIESNSSKFTVCYMYASLIENKLW; encoded by the coding sequence ATGAGCAATGTTAAAAGAGTAGTCAGTATCGGTGCACATTCACTGGACGCTGAGCTTATGGGAGGACCGCTAATAATCAAATATGTTAAAAATAAAGCCAAGTGTACTCTGCTCCATGTTACGCAGGGAAGGCTGGAAGACCCTAAGGCCACAGAAGAAGAAAAGCAAGCTTATCTTAAAGACCTTCTGAATCAGAACCGGAGAGCCGCCGAAAAACTGGGAGCAGATTACCTCTGGTTGGGGTATGTATCCAGTAATATGCCCAAAACTGAAGAATTTGCCAAAAGATTAGAAGAATACTTTGTTGATGAAAAAGTCGACCTAGTTATTACCCATTGGAGAGGCTCAATGCATAGAAGGCATATCGAGACACATGATGCAGTCACATTAGCCGTGAAGAATATGAGAGAAAAAGGAAGTCAAATCAGACTGGTATACGGAGAGACCTTTGAAGATTTGGTCGGATTTATTCCGCAGGCATATTTCCAGCTGGATGACGATGAGAAAGAACAGTGGTTCAGCGCTCTTAATGAATATGACGTATTCAGAGGCAAAGTAAATGATTTCCCTTATATACCTTACTATACCAATAATGGCAGAATACGTCAGATAGAATCCAACTCTTCAAAATTCACCGTCTGCTATATGTATGCCAGTCTCATTGAGAATAAATTATGGTGA
- a CDS encoding NAD(P) transhydrogenase subunit alpha, which translates to MSEGQFRGLSFGIPREIMSGERRVAAIPDTVKKLVDGGAKVFFEKGAGIGSYFSDDEYKKVGAAIIDDIQKLYDESDIILKVKEPLFNEELGKHEVDMMHEGQVLITFLHPAAPANHEMVKKLMEKKVTSLTLDGIPRISRAQSMDALTSMSTVAGYKSVLMAADRLPKFIPMIGTAVGMIQPSSVMVIGAGVAGLQAIATAKRLGAVVHAADIRPDAAEHAKSLGAKIVETGVPADVAIGKGGYAQSLPKEWLLKEREAIKETVVKSDILILTALVPGRLAPVLVTEEMVKQMKPGSAIVDVAIDQGGNCELTKGGELTVQYGVSIDGTKNIPGMVPISSTWMFAHNIFNYITSFINNGRLEIDTSDEIIASSLVTKGGKLYHAGAREAIGLD; encoded by the coding sequence ATGTCTGAAGGACAGTTTAGAGGGTTATCTTTCGGCATACCTAGAGAAATAATGAGTGGCGAGCGGCGTGTAGCTGCAATACCTGATACGGTAAAAAAGCTTGTTGATGGCGGAGCTAAAGTTTTTTTTGAAAAAGGTGCGGGAATTGGTTCGTATTTTTCTGATGATGAATACAAAAAAGTCGGTGCGGCAATTATTGATGATATTCAAAAACTATATGATGAATCGGATATTATTTTAAAAGTCAAGGAACCGTTATTTAATGAAGAATTGGGAAAACATGAAGTTGATATGATGCACGAAGGTCAGGTTTTGATAACATTCCTCCATCCCGCAGCACCTGCTAATCATGAAATGGTAAAGAAGCTCATGGAGAAAAAGGTAACTAGCCTGACGCTAGATGGCATACCTAGAATTTCTCGGGCTCAATCAATGGATGCTTTAACTTCTATGAGTACTGTAGCAGGATATAAAAGTGTTTTGATGGCAGCTGACCGCTTGCCGAAGTTTATCCCAATGATAGGTACAGCAGTTGGCATGATTCAGCCGTCATCAGTTATGGTAATTGGCGCAGGTGTGGCTGGGCTGCAGGCTATAGCCACAGCAAAGCGGTTAGGTGCAGTTGTGCATGCTGCGGATATTCGTCCTGATGCAGCTGAACATGCAAAGAGTTTAGGCGCAAAAATAGTTGAAACTGGTGTGCCGGCTGATGTAGCAATAGGAAAGGGTGGCTATGCGCAATCATTGCCAAAAGAATGGCTTTTAAAGGAAAGAGAAGCTATAAAAGAAACGGTAGTAAAGTCTGATATTTTAATATTAACAGCCTTGGTTCCGGGAAGATTAGCGCCGGTTTTAGTTACAGAAGAAATGGTAAAACAGATGAAACCCGGTTCTGCTATTGTAGATGTGGCCATAGACCAAGGAGGAAACTGTGAACTTACAAAGGGCGGCGAATTAACAGTCCAATATGGTGTTAGTATAGACGGCACCAAGAATATTCCCGGCATGGTGCCTATAAGCTCAACATGGATGTTTGCTCATAATATTTTTAATTATATCACATCCTTTATTAACAATGGCAGGTTGGAAATAGATACCAGTGATGAGATTATAGCCTCAAGCCTTGTCACAAAGGGCGGCAAGCTGTATCATGCCGGAGCTCGTGAGGCTATTGGCTTGGATTAA
- a CDS encoding NAD(P)(+) transhydrogenase (Re/Si-specific) subunit beta produces MIGTYEIVSIVLSILVLVGIKLMSSPKTAVQGNRIGAMAMLAAVIVVLAYNGIIDVPLLWFAIFVGGVTGYIMAMRVKMIQMPQMVALLNGLGGGASALVALVEIFERYKQMTLFGRLTGQLALAVGAVTFSGSLIAAAKLDRRISQRPIILKNHGLISNAVLLIIILLIITASVANISGIGFIAIITAFLALAYGVLFAIRVGGADMPITISLLNSFSGLAGAICGFTIEDPLLVAVGAIVGASGLILTQIMCGAMNRSLVDILSGSQLNSGINKKETTPKEKVIDVGKPPVTAKKLPAEILKTAKKVVIVPGYGMAIAQAQSQVKALYDTLESQGKEVKFAIHPVAGRMPGHMNVLLAEVDVPYDKLCEMDVINPEFSETDVAIVVGACDVINPAANTAEGTPIYGMPVLKVEEAKNVIVCNLDTKPGYSGVENSLYELLHVHLLLGNAADTVKELVEVIKQ; encoded by the coding sequence ATGATAGGGACTTATGAAATAGTTTCCATTGTTTTATCGATTTTGGTCCTTGTGGGAATTAAATTGATGAGCTCGCCCAAAACAGCTGTGCAGGGCAACCGAATAGGGGCCATGGCAATGCTGGCGGCTGTCATTGTGGTTTTGGCCTATAATGGGATTATCGATGTGCCTTTGTTATGGTTTGCTATCTTTGTCGGCGGGGTAACCGGGTACATCATGGCTATGAGAGTTAAAATGATTCAAATGCCGCAAATGGTAGCACTGTTAAACGGTCTTGGCGGTGGAGCTTCAGCTTTAGTGGCTTTGGTGGAAATCTTTGAGAGATATAAGCAAATGACTTTATTCGGCCGGCTTACCGGCCAATTGGCACTGGCGGTAGGGGCAGTGACTTTCAGCGGCAGCTTGATTGCTGCAGCCAAGCTTGATCGAAGGATATCCCAGAGGCCGATTATTTTAAAAAACCACGGTCTGATTTCAAACGCTGTTTTATTGATAATTATTTTATTAATCATAACTGCTTCTGTCGCTAATATATCTGGCATAGGATTTATCGCAATTATAACCGCATTTTTGGCACTGGCCTATGGGGTGTTGTTTGCTATTAGAGTCGGCGGAGCCGATATGCCGATAACCATTTCACTGCTCAACTCTTTTTCCGGATTGGCCGGAGCTATTTGCGGCTTTACCATAGAAGACCCGCTGCTGGTAGCCGTAGGGGCTATCGTCGGAGCTTCCGGGCTTATACTGACCCAGATTATGTGTGGTGCGATGAATCGGTCATTGGTCGATATACTTAGTGGATCACAATTAAACTCTGGAATTAATAAAAAAGAAACCACGCCTAAAGAAAAGGTCATAGATGTGGGAAAACCCCCTGTGACAGCCAAGAAATTACCTGCAGAAATACTAAAAACCGCCAAAAAAGTGGTCATTGTTCCCGGCTACGGTATGGCCATAGCCCAAGCTCAAAGCCAGGTAAAAGCTTTGTATGATACACTAGAGTCTCAAGGCAAGGAAGTAAAATTTGCCATACATCCGGTAGCAGGCCGCATGCCTGGCCATATGAATGTGCTTTTGGCGGAAGTGGATGTGCCCTATGATAAGCTTTGCGAAATGGATGTAATCAATCCGGAATTTTCCGAAACTGATGTAGCTATAGTAGTTGGAGCATGTGACGTAATAAATCCGGCTGCCAATACCGCCGAAGGCACACCTATCTATGGCATGCCGGTGTTGAAAGTGGAAGAGGCAAAGAACGTCATCGTGTGCAACCTAGATACCAAGCCGGGTTATTCAGGAGTGGAAAATTCGCTGTATGAATTGCTCCACGTGCATCTGTTATTAGGTAATGCCGCAGATACTGTTAAAGAGCTGGTTGAGGTCATAAAGCAATAA
- a CDS encoding GntR family transcriptional regulator: protein MFEKLERLQREYAREYVIRVLRHNIINMNLKPGQLVSENEIAEKLGVSRTPVREAFIELSRSSLVEIYPQKGTCISPIDMDIVEESRFMRCVMEKAVVQFCCDVLSKSDIVILEENLRLQDFCVEDKDYKRLLSLDNSFHELLFRSCQKEMTFNLIKSALAQFDRVRILNFAEMDMQITVDEHKKILRAIKNKDKEVASDLMEKHLTRIIFDMSYLMEKHPEYFKRTSIQAEYLAERT from the coding sequence ATGTTTGAAAAGCTAGAAAGACTTCAAAGAGAATATGCAAGAGAATATGTAATAAGAGTTTTGCGCCATAACATTATAAATATGAATCTCAAACCAGGACAATTAGTTAGTGAAAATGAAATTGCAGAAAAATTAGGAGTTAGCCGTACCCCAGTCAGAGAAGCTTTTATAGAGCTTTCCAGATCATCGTTGGTTGAGATATATCCTCAAAAGGGAACTTGTATTTCACCTATTGATATGGATATTGTTGAGGAATCTCGCTTTATGAGATGTGTTATGGAAAAAGCCGTTGTCCAATTCTGTTGCGATGTCCTTTCAAAATCTGATATTGTTATTTTGGAAGAGAATCTTCGGCTACAAGATTTCTGTGTTGAGGATAAAGATTATAAACGTTTGCTGTCATTAGATAATAGCTTCCACGAACTATTGTTCAGATCATGTCAAAAGGAAATGACCTTTAATCTGATTAAAAGCGCATTGGCTCAGTTTGACAGGGTACGCATTTTGAATTTCGCAGAAATGGATATGCAAATAACTGTCGATGAACATAAAAAAATATTGCGGGCTATAAAGAACAAAGATAAAGAAGTGGCGTCAGACCTTATGGAAAAGCACCTTACCAGGATTATTTTTGATATGTCTTACCTTATGGAAAAGCATCCAGAATATTTCAAGAGAACTTCGATCCAAGCTGAATACTTAGCTGAGAGAACATAA
- a CDS encoding NAD(P) transhydrogenase subunit alpha, with product MFLIIIFIVASLLGYRVIKEVPSLLHTPLMSGTNAISGVTILGSLVSTAYAVSSGSKFLGFIAVVLATVNLVGGFVVTDRMLKMFKS from the coding sequence ATGTTTCTCATAATTATTTTTATTGTTGCGTCCTTGCTGGGGTACAGGGTTATAAAAGAGGTTCCCTCTTTGCTCCATACCCCTCTGATGTCAGGCACCAATGCTATATCCGGTGTGACTATATTGGGTTCCCTGGTTTCTACGGCTTATGCCGTATCATCAGGCAGTAAATTCTTAGGTTTTATTGCCGTAGTTTTGGCGACGGTCAACTTAGTTGGGGGTTTTGTGGTCACAGATCGGATGTTAAAAATGTTTAAGAGCTAA
- the nagE gene encoding N-acetylglucosamine-specific PTS transporter subunit IIBC, translating into MKNYIGNLQKLGKALMAPVAVLPAAALLMRLGAPDVLNIPIVMAAGDAIFGNLPLIFALGVSMGLAGGAGAAALAGGVGYHVLIKVLDTMNPDINMGVLAGIITGVAAASLYNKYKDIRLPDFLGFFGGKRFIPIVTSFTMLILGIIFGFIWPPIQAAIYAAGEWTIQAGALGVGVFGFLNRLLIPTGLHHVINNVVWFIFGEFTNAAGEVVTGDLYRFFAGDPSAGIFMTGFFPVMMFGLPAACFAMLHEAKDSERKAVSGVLISAALTSFLTGITEPIEFAFMFLAPVLYVIHALLTGISMALTYMLGLRHGFGFSAGFIDYALNFKLATQPILLLIIGVAYGALYYVIFRYFIRKYDLPTPGRIEGETSETPKGKVKISEKAERILAGLGGPDNIENMDACITRIRLTVRDISEVDESAIKRAGATGVMKLGGGNLQVVVGTEAELIVEEIKKVL; encoded by the coding sequence GTGAAAAATTATATAGGGAATCTTCAAAAATTGGGGAAAGCTTTAATGGCTCCGGTGGCAGTGCTGCCGGCAGCAGCACTTTTGATGAGACTTGGCGCTCCTGATGTGCTAAATATTCCTATAGTTATGGCTGCCGGTGATGCAATATTTGGAAACTTACCATTAATCTTTGCTCTTGGAGTTTCCATGGGTCTTGCCGGCGGTGCAGGGGCAGCCGCATTGGCCGGTGGCGTAGGTTATCATGTCTTAATTAAAGTATTGGATACTATGAATCCTGATATTAACATGGGAGTTTTAGCAGGGATAATTACAGGTGTAGCAGCTGCTTCCCTATATAACAAGTATAAAGATATCAGACTGCCGGATTTTTTAGGGTTTTTTGGAGGGAAGCGTTTTATTCCTATTGTAACTTCCTTTACAATGCTCATACTTGGAATCATATTTGGATTTATCTGGCCACCAATTCAAGCGGCAATATATGCTGCAGGTGAATGGACCATACAAGCAGGAGCTCTCGGGGTAGGAGTATTTGGTTTTTTAAACCGCTTGTTAATACCTACCGGCTTGCACCATGTTATAAATAATGTGGTATGGTTTATCTTCGGAGAATTTACCAATGCTGCAGGGGAAGTAGTTACCGGTGACCTATATCGATTCTTTGCAGGCGACCCGAGTGCCGGAATTTTTATGACAGGGTTCTTCCCGGTAATGATGTTTGGCCTGCCTGCCGCATGTTTTGCTATGCTTCACGAAGCTAAAGATTCGGAACGAAAGGCTGTAAGCGGTGTATTGATCAGTGCCGCATTGACATCTTTCCTTACAGGCATTACCGAGCCTATTGAATTTGCCTTTATGTTTTTAGCACCTGTTCTTTATGTGATACATGCTCTGCTTACGGGAATATCAATGGCATTAACGTATATGTTGGGATTAAGACACGGTTTTGGATTTTCTGCAGGATTTATTGACTACGCGCTGAATTTTAAGCTGGCTACACAACCAATATTATTGTTGATTATTGGTGTTGCGTATGGCGCACTGTATTATGTAATATTTAGATATTTCATCAGAAAATATGACCTTCCCACTCCCGGACGTATTGAAGGTGAGACCAGCGAGACTCCGAAGGGAAAGGTAAAAATCAGCGAAAAAGCCGAAAGAATTTTGGCAGGTCTTGGAGGCCCTGATAATATAGAGAATATGGATGCTTGCATAACGCGTATAAGACTTACGGTTCGCGACATCTCTGAAGTGGATGAATCTGCAATCAAAAGGGCTGGAGCTACCGGGGTAATGAAGCTTGGAGGAGGTAACCTTCAGGTTGTTGTGGGCACTGAAGCAGAACTGATAGTTGAGGAAATTAAAAAAGTATTATAA
- a CDS encoding PRD domain-containing protein gives MRQFCIIKVFNNNVVLARDKTDREEAVLVGKGLGFNAKPGNMLEDDKAEKIFYFIDKDKVKQLNRFNEDIIGITEEIISMVSQELKEQLNEHIHVALADHIGFTLERLETGLEITNPFLEEIKGLYPKEYELACKSAAMIEEKFAVDIPDGEKGFIAMHIHSARIDRELAKTVKSTSMINKMVEIIEQELRLKLDRQDTNYARLIIHLRFALDRIDSEMTIKNPLLARIKEEFSESYKIAIKIAEYIKERIGKEPPEDELGYLALHIQRIKDSLAEHHIK, from the coding sequence GTGCGACAGTTTTGCATTATAAAAGTTTTTAATAATAATGTTGTACTGGCCCGGGATAAAACAGACAGAGAGGAAGCGGTGCTCGTAGGCAAAGGGTTGGGATTTAATGCCAAGCCAGGAAACATGCTTGAAGATGATAAAGCGGAAAAAATATTTTATTTTATCGATAAAGACAAGGTAAAACAGCTTAATCGTTTCAATGAAGACATAATAGGGATTACTGAAGAAATTATATCAATGGTGTCGCAGGAATTGAAGGAGCAATTAAACGAGCATATTCATGTAGCTCTGGCAGATCATATAGGTTTTACTCTGGAGCGGCTGGAAACCGGGCTTGAAATAACAAATCCTTTCCTAGAAGAGATTAAAGGCCTTTATCCTAAAGAATATGAGTTAGCATGTAAATCTGCTGCGATGATTGAAGAAAAATTTGCGGTTGATATTCCAGATGGGGAAAAGGGTTTTATTGCCATGCATATTCATTCGGCTAGAATAGACAGAGAACTGGCAAAGACTGTTAAAAGCACATCAATGATCAACAAAATGGTAGAGATTATAGAACAAGAGCTGCGGCTAAAACTCGATCGTCAGGATACTAACTATGCAAGGCTTATAATTCATTTAAGATTTGCACTTGATCGCATTGACAGCGAAATGACTATCAAAAATCCACTACTTGCCAGAATAAAGGAAGAGTTTAGTGAAAGCTATAAAATTGCAATAAAGATTGCCGAATATATTAAAGAAAGAATCGGAAAGGAACCGCCTGAAGATGAGCTGGGATATCTTGCTTTGCATATCCAAAGAATCAAAGATTCATTGGCTGAGCATCATATAAAGTAG
- a CDS encoding MurR/RpiR family transcriptional regulator, translating to MAGEIEKIKAIYNNLTPSEKKIATYILEHPLEISDLPIAELAAKCDTSEASVVRFCRTLGYKGYQDLKIKVSADIAFKTRKIQGVVNIDDDLDAIIAKITKNNMQAIESTMDVLSRDEINKAVEAIMQAKRLDIYGIGASAIVAQDAMHKFMRINKACTAYLDNHMQLASAANLTSKDVAIGISYSGQTIDTVEALRLAKEARATTICITKFGNSPITEVSDIKLFVTSSEALFRSGAMASRMAQLNVIDIIFSAVACKKYDDISQYLENTSKAVSFRKY from the coding sequence ATGGCAGGAGAAATAGAAAAGATTAAAGCGATATATAATAATTTAACCCCTTCCGAGAAAAAGATAGCCACATATATTTTAGAACATCCACTGGAAATTTCGGATTTACCCATAGCAGAACTTGCAGCAAAATGCGACACTAGCGAAGCCAGTGTTGTAAGGTTTTGCCGCACATTGGGGTATAAGGGTTATCAGGATCTGAAGATAAAAGTTTCGGCTGATATAGCGTTTAAGACGAGGAAAATACAAGGTGTAGTTAATATCGACGATGACTTGGACGCTATTATTGCCAAGATTACTAAGAATAACATGCAAGCAATTGAAAGTACCATGGATGTACTCAGTCGGGATGAAATAAACAAAGCCGTTGAGGCTATCATGCAGGCTAAAAGACTTGATATCTATGGTATTGGTGCATCGGCTATAGTAGCTCAGGATGCCATGCATAAATTTATGCGTATAAATAAAGCATGTACCGCTTATTTGGATAATCACATGCAGCTTGCATCGGCGGCTAATCTCACAAGCAAAGATGTAGCCATAGGAATATCATATTCAGGTCAAACTATTGATACCGTAGAAGCCCTAAGACTTGCAAAAGAGGCAAGAGCTACTACGATTTGCATTACTAAATTTGGAAACTCCCCTATCACCGAAGTTTCCGATATAAAGCTTTTTGTCACATCCAGTGAAGCTTTGTTCAGAAGTGGTGCTATGGCATCGCGAATGGCTCAACTCAATGTTATTGATATTATTTTTTCTGCTGTAGCCTGTAAAAAATATGATGACATAAGCCAATACCTAGAAAACACCAGCAAGGCCGTATCTTTTAGAAAATATTAA
- a CDS encoding sigma 54-interacting transcriptional regulator, protein MRIEFDDRTGMVYDTSRVIAKYNISILALEVLPNLMYFELECDDEEIKKKIMLDLAPIPNIKKVEEVRYTTLDVPRDDPFNIILGESRALKKAIFRAKLAADSSSTVLLLGESGTGKELFAKAIHLSSPRSKFQFYPVNCAALPDTLLESELFGYEDGAFSGAKKGGKAGLLEVADKSTVFLDEVGDLSLSTQAKLLRAIQEMKIRRIGSYEEKPIDVRIIAATNRDLEKMVQKGEFREDLYYRLNVVPIAIPSLKERRADIPLLAEYFLSRYVKSTGKPPKTLTARAMAFLVNYDWPGNVRELQNMIERAVNLTPGRIIDIDNLHFEVDNELILPDAEDKPLKVMVEQLESKMITEALLKHTSIRKASQALGLSHPALIKKMKKYNINKEELDDKPPR, encoded by the coding sequence TTGCGGATTGAATTTGATGACAGGACAGGTATGGTCTATGATACCAGTAGGGTTATAGCTAAATATAATATCAGTATTTTAGCACTGGAAGTTTTACCAAATCTCATGTATTTTGAATTAGAATGTGATGATGAAGAAATCAAGAAAAAGATTATGCTAGATCTGGCACCTATTCCTAATATAAAAAAGGTTGAAGAAGTAAGATATACTACCTTGGATGTTCCTAGAGATGATCCTTTTAATATCATCTTAGGCGAGAGCCGAGCTTTGAAAAAAGCAATATTCAGGGCAAAGCTGGCAGCAGACAGCAGCAGTACTGTTTTGCTTTTGGGTGAAAGCGGAACAGGCAAGGAGCTCTTTGCAAAGGCCATACATCTTTCAAGTCCAAGAAGCAAATTCCAATTTTATCCTGTAAATTGTGCTGCATTGCCTGATACTCTTTTGGAAAGTGAGCTGTTCGGATACGAAGACGGAGCTTTTAGCGGAGCCAAAAAAGGCGGTAAAGCCGGGCTGCTTGAGGTTGCAGATAAAAGTACGGTATTTTTGGATGAAGTAGGAGATCTTTCCTTAAGTACGCAGGCAAAACTGCTTAGGGCTATTCAAGAGATGAAAATACGCCGGATAGGCAGTTATGAAGAAAAACCCATTGATGTTAGAATTATTGCCGCAACTAACCGCGACTTAGAAAAGATGGTTCAAAAAGGTGAATTTAGAGAAGACCTTTACTATCGTCTTAATGTCGTACCTATTGCCATACCATCTTTAAAAGAACGCAGAGCCGACATTCCGCTGCTTGCAGAATATTTTCTTTCAAGATATGTAAAATCGACCGGCAAACCACCTAAAACGCTTACAGCAAGAGCAATGGCTTTTTTAGTGAATTATGATTGGCCCGGCAATGTAAGAGAGCTGCAAAATATGATCGAAAGGGCCGTAAATTTGACTCCCGGCAGAATCATTGATATAGATAATCTTCATTTTGAAGTTGATAATGAGCTTATATTGCCAGATGCCGAGGATAAACCGTTAAAGGTCATGGTAGAACAGCTAGAGTCTAAAATGATTACCGAAGCTTTGTTAAAACACACTTCAATAAGGAAAGCATCTCAGGCATTAGGTCTGTCGCATCCGGCGCTGATTAAAAAGATGAAAAAATACAATATAAATAAAGAGGAGCTAGATGATAAACCTCCCCGGTAG